The proteins below are encoded in one region of Brachionichthys hirsutus isolate HB-005 chromosome 12, CSIRO-AGI_Bhir_v1, whole genome shotgun sequence:
- the LOC137901985 gene encoding uncharacterized protein, with the protein MFLTVLCLQFIVKVLSEAPPAPPQNIHVDRWLMTWTPATEAGGVTHTVQYSSFDSNVWTDVPSCVRTPASECDVASTQSGAEHGCVMLRVRAERRGLTSVPVEACSRHGGGCTPEVSLTARPGYLTVHLSRNHSLAREHADHAKHRVYYGREGEPLREFKEGVASVTIEGLQVGRRYCTQVRYLYFSDPVGLPSCPRCELIPESGKPSGQTWIILTVALFFLATLSVGIAYVLAFRCGSIKQFLRETRYHIPEDFLLEPFPDGHHLAAACEERYDVISCVSPREPAGARRPLLDPPPSAGDVAPSFLLPVLDSEPGGEDGPETSMGWR; encoded by the exons ATGTTTCTCACGGTGTTGTGCCTTCAGTTCATCGTTAAAG TTCTGTCTGAGGCGCCCCCAGCGCCCCCACAGAACATCCACGTTGACCGGTGGCTGATGACGTGGACGCCCGCCACCGAGGCGGGGGGCGTCACCCACACCGTCCAGTACAGCAG CTTCGACAGCAACGTGTGGACCGACGTCCCGTCCTGCGTGCGGACGCCCGCCAGCGAGTGCGACGTGGCGTCGACCCAAAGCGGGGCGGAGCACGGCTGCGTGATGCTGCGAGTCCGGGCGGAGAGACGCGGCCTGACGTCCGTCCCGGTGGAGGCCTGCAGCCGACACG GAGGCGGGTGCACGCCTGAAGTCAGTCTGACCGCACGGCCCGGTTACCTGACCGTCCACCTGAGCCGGAACCACAGTCTGGCCCGGGAGCACGCGGACCACGCCAAGCACCGGGTTTATTACGGCAGGGAGGGCGAGCCGCTGAGG GAGTTTAAAGAAGGCGTGGCTTCGGTGACCATCGAGGGGCTCCAGGTGGGGCGGCGGTACTGCACTCAGGTGCGGTACCTTTACTTCTCGGACCCCGTCGGCCTGCCCAGCTGTCCCCGGTGCGAGCTGATCCCCGAGTCCG GGAAACCCTCCGGACAGACGTGGATCATCCTGACGGTGGCGCTGTTCTTCCTGGCCACGCTGTCTGTCGGGATCGCGTACGTCCTCGCCTTCCGGTGCGGGAGCATCAAGCAGTTCCTGCGAGAAACCAGATACCACATCCCAGAAGAC TTCCTCCTGGAGCCGTTTCCCGACGGTCACCATCTCGCCGCCGCCTGCGAGGAGCGCTACGACGTCATTTCCTGCGTCTCCCCGCGGGAGCCGGCGGGGGCACGCCGACCGCTGCTGGACCCGCCGCCGTCCGCCGGGGACGTCGCTCccagcttcctcctccctgTGCTGGATTCAGAaccaggaggagaggacggaccGGAGACGTCCATGGGTTGGAGGTAA
- the LOC137901986 gene encoding transmembrane protein 50B-like produces the protein MAGFLDNFRWPEWECFDWGERRNAAASVVAGALFFTGWWVMIDAAVTYPLQEQMNHAFHTCGVFSTVAFFMINAVSNGQVRGDAYGEGCLGRTGARIWLFIGFMMMFGALIASVWILFGVYVVPKKEVAPGLAVFFQNAFIFFGTLIYKFGRTEELWG, from the exons ATGGCCGGCTTCCTGGATAACTTCCGCTGGCCGGAGTGGGAATGCTTCGACTGGGGGGAGAGGCGGAACGCCGCGGCCTCCGTCGTCGCCGGCGCTCTG TTCTTCACAGGCTGGTGGGTCATGATCGACGCGGCGGTGACGTATCCCCTCCAGGAGCAGATGAACCACGCCTTCCACACGTGTGGCGTCTTCTCCACCGTGGCGTTCTTCAT GATCAACGCCGTCTCCAACGGCCAGGTGAGAGGGGACGCCTACGGCGAGGGCTGCCTCGGGAGGACAG GAGCTCGCATCTGGCTGTTCATCGGCTTCATGATGATGTTCGGTGCGCTCATCGCCTCCGTCTGGATCCTGTTCGGGGTTTACGTGGTGCCCA AGAAGGAAGTGGCGCCCGGGCTGGCCGTGTTCTTCCAGAACGCCTTCATCTTCTTCGG CACTCTGATCTACAAGTTCGGCCGGACAGAAGAATTATGGGGTTAA
- the il10rb gene encoding interleukin-10 receptor subunit beta, with protein MFTVAVTVCLCWCLQNNAVGAELTPPRNVHMVTMNTNYTVVWDRPQSPAVAFATEYIAEFKLRNTKKKPKWSAACENSTRRSCDLTGSNLLYRGSYVIRVRADLDGRQSDWVRTVFCPDEHADVGPPSKVDLSLAGSVLDVVIADPLTSGNASMKEVLSGLYYRVIYWEGPADAPTSGVRTLNSSANLVTLPGLKGWTWYCVRVQSRADFYGKISSFSPPQCLRTEGATPWWQMFLHFLGLLTACVTIVILVLFVCYPTYKTVKATIFPISQLPPHFKKYFCDSPDSDVPRLLHLDPESELLYDQVIINPEAGLEIHPPLLEVLPVLPSGLAPDSSGRHSRQDSSSSRDSGVYSAGGVCGLRQSSIHSSEEAETSWQSTFDPEQVTMQDMVPGPKAPPAITDEGIEDVSF; from the exons tgggAGCAGAGCTGACCCCCCCACGGAATGTCCACATGGTTACGATGAACACAAACTACACCGTGGTCTGGGACCGGCCCCAGAGTCCCGCCGTCGCCTTCGCCACAGAATATATAGC GGAGTTCAAGCTGAGGAATACGAAGAAGAAGCCCAAGTGGTCCGCGGCGTGCGAGAACTCGACGCGCCGGTCATGTGACCTCACCGGCTCCAACCTGCTGTACCGGGGCAGCTACGTGATCCGGGTGCGAGCCGACCTGGACGGGCGCCAGTCGGACTGGGTGCGGACGGTGTTCTGCCCCGACGAGCACG ctgaTGTGGGTCCTCCGAGCAAAGTGGACCTGTCTCTCGCCGGGAGTGTCCTGGACGTCGTCATCGCCGACCCGCTGACCAGCGGCAACGCTTCCATGAAGGAGGTGCTCTCGGGGCTGTACTACCGCGTCATCTACTGGGAAGGCCCGGCAGACGCCCCG ACCTCGGGGGTTCGGACGCTGAACAGCAGCGCCAACTTGGTGACGCTGCCGGGCCTGAAGGGATGGACCTGGTACTGCGTGAGGGTCCAGTCCCGCGCCGACTTCTACGGAAAGATCAGCAGCTTCTCGCCGCCGCAGTGCCTGCGGACCGAAG GCGCCACCCCGTGGTGGCAGAtgtttctgcacttcctggGGTTGCTGACGGCCTGCGTCACCATCGTCATCCTCGTCCTCTTCGTGTGCTATCCAACCTACAAGACGGTCAAAGCCACGATTTTCCCCATCAGCCAGTTGCCTCCGCATTTCAAGAAG tatTTCTGTGACTCTCCGGACTCTGACGTTCCTCGCCTCCTCCACCTGGACCCAGAGTCGGAGCTCCTGTACGATCAGGTGATAATCAACCCAGAGGCGGGCCTGGAGATCCACCCCCCTCTCCTGGAGGTGCTGCCGGTGCTCCCATCAGGCCTGGCGCCTGACAGCAG tggcagACACAGCCGccaggacagcagcagcagcagagactctGGGGTCTACTCCGCCGGCGGCGTCTGCGGCCTGCGGCAGTCCAGCATCCATTCCTCCGAGGAGGCGGAGACCTCCTGGCAGAGCACCTTTGACCCCGAGCAGGTGACCATGCAGGACATGGTCCCGGGGCCCAAGGCCCCCCCGGCGATCACAGACGAGGGCATTGAAGACGTGAGCTTTTAA